In Flammeovirgaceae bacterium 311, one DNA window encodes the following:
- a CDS encoding beta-lactamase (COG1680 Beta-lactamase class C and other penicillin binding proteins), with translation MKKARVVIIPVVAILVMYLLAPTYLRKAFTYFTPDIDDYTVFENREVRAGFEEEPWPTQANFNKIGLPDTLLEKIDALDPVALLMVKDGSLVFEQYWDGYGPTSYSNSFSMAKSIVSLLIGIAVQEGQISSLDDPIGRYLPAYQGQPATVRHLLMMSSGLDWDESYSSPLSVTTKAYYGDNLRELLNGLSITDSPSEVWNYQSGNTQLLAMILENASGLSLSEYASQMLWKPLGASRNALWSLDERDGIEKAYCCFNSNARDFARIGQLVLDSGQWQGRQLVPKPYLRKALAPQTQLIDEEGRRVDYYGYHWWLIPFNGELIPYARGILGQYIFVFPRERAILVRLGHERDDEYINAHPADVYLYLETARYLMKRYSY, from the coding sequence ATGAAAAAAGCCCGTGTGGTAATTATTCCAGTAGTGGCAATATTAGTTATGTACCTGTTGGCACCTACCTATTTGCGGAAGGCCTTTACATACTTTACACCTGATATTGACGATTATACAGTTTTTGAAAACAGGGAAGTAAGAGCAGGTTTTGAAGAAGAACCCTGGCCTACTCAGGCAAATTTTAATAAAATAGGGCTTCCGGATACGTTGCTGGAAAAAATTGATGCTCTTGATCCGGTAGCATTACTGATGGTAAAGGATGGCAGCCTTGTATTTGAGCAGTACTGGGACGGATATGGGCCAACCTCCTACTCCAATTCGTTTTCCATGGCCAAGAGCATTGTTAGTCTGCTGATAGGCATTGCCGTTCAGGAGGGGCAAATTAGTAGTCTGGATGATCCTATCGGACGTTATCTGCCGGCATACCAGGGCCAGCCAGCCACTGTACGGCACCTGCTTATGATGAGCAGCGGCCTGGATTGGGATGAATCCTACTCCTCACCCTTGAGCGTTACCACCAAAGCCTATTATGGCGATAATCTTAGGGAGCTTCTGAATGGCTTAAGCATAACAGATAGTCCCAGTGAAGTGTGGAATTATCAGAGCGGTAATACGCAGCTGCTGGCCATGATCCTGGAAAATGCCTCTGGCCTTAGCCTTAGCGAATATGCCTCGCAAATGCTGTGGAAACCACTGGGTGCCTCCAGAAACGCGCTTTGGAGCCTCGATGAACGTGATGGTATTGAAAAAGCCTACTGCTGTTTTAATTCCAATGCACGCGATTTTGCCAGAATTGGCCAGCTGGTGCTCGACAGCGGCCAGTGGCAGGGCAGACAGCTGGTGCCCAAACCTTATTTGCGTAAGGCACTTGCGCCACAAACGCAGCTTATCGATGAGGAAGGACGCCGGGTTGATTACTATGGGTACCATTGGTGGCTGATTCCATTCAATGGCGAACTAATTCCTTATGCCCGCGGAATTTTAGGCCAGTACATTTTTGTTTTCCCCAGAGAACGTGCTATACTGGTAAGGCTGGGGCACGAGCGGGACGATGAATATATTAACGCTCATCCTGCCGATGTTTACCTGTACCTGGAAACTGCGCGTTATTTGATGAAGCGCTACAGCTACTAA
- a CDS encoding LmbE family protein (COG2120 Uncharacterized proteins, LmbE homologs), producing MKYLYVFPHPDDESFGPAAAMYQQLEQGHEVHLLTLTRGGATSQRHKLSLSVEQMGDVRYKEMLAVKETIGLSSMEVLDLPDSGLKEMDPREIEAVVRQHIEKIRPDILVSYPVHGISGFHDHLVMHAVIKRLYLQMKDEGAAYLKRLAFFTVKNEEGPAVQTMGIRLKQSMPSEIDCVLSLREQDIEILKKALDCYETYQEVIKRIGVVELIGDKIYYEIWGEKHDPPLSDLASHLPRQQKMVKDNNRMPDNLPYAARNTDKQKHK from the coding sequence ATGAAGTATCTATATGTTTTTCCTCATCCTGATGATGAATCTTTTGGACCCGCCGCTGCTATGTACCAGCAACTGGAGCAGGGACACGAGGTTCACCTGCTCACCCTTACCCGTGGCGGAGCTACAAGTCAGCGCCATAAGCTGAGCCTTAGTGTAGAGCAGATGGGTGATGTTCGCTACAAAGAAATGCTGGCGGTAAAAGAAACCATTGGTTTAAGCAGCATGGAGGTGCTGGACCTGCCGGACAGTGGCCTGAAAGAAATGGATCCCAGGGAAATAGAAGCAGTTGTTCGGCAGCACATTGAAAAGATCAGGCCCGATATATTGGTTTCTTATCCTGTGCATGGCATCAGTGGTTTTCATGATCACCTGGTGATGCACGCTGTTATCAAGCGGCTTTACCTGCAAATGAAGGACGAGGGTGCTGCCTACCTGAAGCGGCTGGCCTTTTTTACTGTTAAAAATGAAGAAGGGCCTGCAGTACAAACAATGGGTATTCGTTTAAAACAGTCTATGCCCTCCGAGATAGATTGTGTTCTCTCATTGAGGGAGCAGGATATTGAAATTTTAAAGAAGGCGCTGGACTGCTATGAAACCTATCAGGAGGTAATTAAGCGGATTGGTGTGGTAGAGTTGATAGGAGACAAGATTTACTATGAGATTTGGGGAGAAAAGCATGATCCGCCACTTAGCGATCTTGCCTCACATTTGCCCAGGCAGCAAAAAATGGTAAAAGATAATAACAGAATGCCGGATAACTTACCTTATGCTGCTCGCAATACTGATAAGCAAAAACATAAATAA
- a CDS encoding DNA repair protein RadC (COG2003 DNA repair proteins) gives MGFFIAKSRMESPEDRLDRISIRNWAEEDRPREKLLLKGKAALSDAELMGILIGSGTRSMSAVDVCKLILQKAGNNLNELARLSVKDLQKFKGIGEAKAIAIVAALELGRRRKESDPVKRIKITSSQDAYDAIKPELWDKQQEEFWVLLLNRANQVMHKAQASLGGVSGTVADPKVIFKLALDHLASAIILVHNHPSGNLKPSEADIRLTKKLKDAGSMLDIPVLDHLIFTDHSYYSFADEGSL, from the coding sequence ATGGGCTTTTTTATAGCAAAAAGCCGCATGGAAAGCCCCGAAGATCGCCTGGACCGGATAAGCATCCGAAACTGGGCTGAAGAAGACCGCCCAAGAGAAAAACTTTTACTAAAAGGCAAGGCTGCCCTTAGCGATGCCGAACTGATGGGTATTCTGATTGGTTCCGGCACACGGTCTATGTCTGCAGTAGATGTTTGCAAGCTTATACTGCAAAAGGCAGGTAATAACCTCAATGAGCTGGCCAGGCTTTCGGTAAAAGATCTGCAAAAATTTAAGGGCATTGGTGAGGCTAAGGCCATTGCCATTGTGGCTGCCCTGGAGCTGGGCCGTCGGCGCAAAGAATCCGATCCTGTTAAACGCATTAAAATTACCAGCTCTCAGGATGCTTACGATGCGATTAAGCCAGAGCTATGGGATAAGCAGCAGGAGGAGTTCTGGGTACTGCTCCTGAACAGGGCAAACCAGGTAATGCATAAAGCACAGGCCAGCCTGGGAGGCGTATCAGGCACTGTTGCGGATCCAAAAGTAATCTTTAAGCTGGCACTGGATCACCTAGCCTCTGCCATTATTCTGGTACACAACCACCCCAGCGGCAACTTAAAACCGAGCGAGGCCGATATCAGGCTTACAAAAAAGTTGAAGGACGCTGGCAGTATGCTGGATATCCCGGTGCTGGATCATCTTATCTTTACAGATCACAGTTACTACAGTTTTGCAGACGAGGGCTCGCTATAA
- the rpsT gene encoding 30S ribosomal protein S20 (COG0268 Ribosomal protein S20) has protein sequence MAHHKSALKRIRSTQAKRLRNRYQAKTTRTFIKKLKNTADKAEAQELLKTVTSMLDKLAKKNIIHKNKAANNKSKLARHVATL, from the coding sequence ATGGCACACCACAAATCAGCACTGAAGAGAATTCGCTCAACTCAAGCCAAGAGGCTGCGGAACCGTTATCAGGCTAAAACTACACGCACATTCATCAAGAAATTGAAGAATACTGCAGACAAAGCTGAGGCACAGGAACTACTGAAAACAGTAACTTCTATGCTAGACAAGCTTGCGAAGAAAAACATCATCCACAAGAACAAAGCTGCTAACAACAAAAGCAAGCTGGCGCGCCACGTAGCAACCCTGTAA
- a CDS encoding periplasmic divalent cation tolerance protein CutA (COG1324 Uncharacterized protein involved in tolerance to divalent cations) gives MVLIYVSLQKDAQASDVAELLLKSRLANHINIIHNIECMVYENDQITRSSETILLIKTKALLYKQIEEKLLNLQLQPAPKIFSAPMTQIEADYHDYLLKDTIKV, from the coding sequence ATGGTCCTTATTTACGTAAGCCTGCAGAAAGATGCCCAGGCATCCGATGTGGCAGAATTGCTGCTCAAAAGTCGCCTGGCCAATCACATTAACATCATTCACAATATCGAATGCATGGTTTATGAAAATGACCAGATCACCCGGTCATCAGAAACTATTTTACTGATCAAAACCAAAGCGCTGCTCTACAAGCAAATTGAAGAAAAACTGCTGAACCTGCAGCTCCAGCCAGCCCCTAAGATCTTTTCCGCCCCCATGACACAGATCGAAGCTGATTATCATGATTACCTGCTTAAAGACACTATAAAAGTTTAA
- a CDS encoding ABC transporter ATP-binding protein (COG0488 ATPase components of ABC transporters with duplicated ATPase domains), which translates to MSGVSKVIPPKRQILKDIYLSFFYGAKIGVLGLNGAGKSTLLRIIAGIDKEYQGEVVFSPGYSVGMLQQEPQLDPEKTVREVVEEGAGEVVALLKEFEEINLAFGDPAVMEDPDAMDKLIDKQAKVQEQLDAHNAWELDTRLERAMDALRTPPGDAKIANLSGGEKRRVALCRLLLQEPDVLLLDEPTNHLDAESVQWLEQHLQQYKGTVIAVTHDRYFLDNVAGWILELDRGEGIPWKGNYSSWLEQKKNRLEKEEKTESKRQKTLERELEWVRMSPKGRHAKSKARISNYDKLLSQDVKEREQKLELFIPPGPRLGSKVIEAHGVSKAFGDKLLFENLEFQLPQAGIVGVIGPNGAGKTTLFRLITGREKADAGTFEVGPTVQIAYVDQEHGILDPNKSVFENISGGNDLMMLGNREVNSRAYVSKFNFGGGDQEKKVGILSGGERNRVHLAMALKQGANLLLLDEPTNDLDVNTLRALEEGLENFGGCAVIISHDRWFLDRVATHILAFEGNSQVYFFDGNYTQYEENRRQRLGTEATPKRIKYKSLA; encoded by the coding sequence ATGTCAGGCGTCAGCAAGGTAATTCCGCCTAAACGCCAGATCCTGAAAGACATCTATCTATCTTTTTTTTATGGAGCCAAAATTGGTGTTTTAGGCTTGAATGGCGCAGGTAAATCTACCTTGTTGCGCATTATAGCCGGCATCGATAAAGAATATCAGGGCGAGGTGGTATTTTCACCAGGCTACAGCGTAGGTATGCTGCAGCAGGAGCCGCAGCTCGATCCGGAAAAAACAGTGCGCGAAGTGGTAGAAGAAGGCGCCGGCGAAGTGGTTGCCCTGCTCAAGGAGTTCGAAGAGATCAACCTGGCTTTTGGCGACCCTGCCGTTATGGAAGATCCGGATGCCATGGATAAGCTTATTGACAAGCAGGCCAAGGTACAGGAGCAGCTGGACGCCCACAATGCCTGGGAGCTGGATACCCGCCTGGAGCGCGCCATGGATGCTCTGCGCACCCCTCCCGGCGATGCCAAAATAGCCAACCTCTCCGGAGGTGAAAAACGCCGGGTAGCCCTGTGCCGCCTCTTGTTGCAGGAGCCCGATGTGCTGCTGCTTGACGAACCTACCAACCACCTGGATGCCGAATCGGTGCAGTGGCTGGAGCAACACCTGCAGCAGTATAAAGGCACTGTGATTGCCGTTACCCACGACCGTTATTTCCTGGATAATGTGGCCGGCTGGATCCTGGAGCTGGACCGCGGCGAGGGCATTCCCTGGAAGGGCAACTACAGCAGCTGGCTGGAGCAGAAAAAGAACCGCCTGGAGAAAGAGGAAAAAACCGAGAGCAAGCGCCAGAAAACCCTGGAGCGCGAGCTGGAGTGGGTGCGCATGTCGCCTAAAGGCCGCCACGCCAAATCCAAAGCCCGTATCAGCAATTATGATAAACTCCTTAGCCAGGATGTAAAGGAAAGAGAACAGAAGCTGGAGCTCTTTATACCGCCGGGGCCACGCCTGGGCAGTAAGGTAATAGAGGCCCACGGCGTAAGCAAGGCCTTTGGCGATAAGCTGCTGTTTGAAAACCTGGAATTTCAGCTGCCGCAGGCAGGTATTGTAGGCGTAATCGGACCAAACGGCGCCGGTAAAACCACGCTCTTCCGCCTGATTACGGGGCGCGAAAAAGCCGATGCCGGTACTTTTGAGGTAGGCCCTACCGTACAAATTGCCTATGTAGACCAGGAGCATGGTATTCTTGATCCGAATAAATCTGTTTTTGAGAACATCAGCGGCGGCAACGACCTGATGATGCTGGGCAACCGCGAGGTAAACAGCCGTGCCTATGTAAGCAAATTCAACTTTGGCGGCGGCGACCAGGAGAAAAAGGTAGGCATACTCTCCGGGGGTGAGCGTAACCGCGTGCACCTGGCTATGGCCCTGAAGCAGGGCGCAAACCTGCTGCTGCTTGACGAACCTACCAACGACCTGGATGTGAACACCCTCCGGGCGCTGGAAGAAGGTCTGGAAAACTTTGGTGGCTGTGCGGTAATTATCTCCCACGACCGCTGGTTCCTGGACCGTGTGGCTACCCACATACTGGCTTTTGAGGGTAATTCGCAGGTATACTTCTTCGATGGCAACTACACCCAGTACGAAGAAAACCGCCGCCAGCGCCTGGGTACTGAAGCTACACCAAAACGTATCAAGTACAAAAGCCTTGCCTAA
- the ispD gene encoding 2-C-methyl-D-erythritol 4-phosphate cytidylyltransferase (COG1211 4-diphosphocytidyl-2-methyl-D-erithritol synthase), with product MNAPVPAQLPQYAIIVAGGSGSRMQSQLPKQYLPLLSKPILMHTLEAFRAASASLQLVLVLPQHDFDFWKVLCREHQFSLPHLLVAGGSSRFQSVQNGLAQVPQEALVAIHDGVRPLIDPLIIQEAYHMAAEKGSAVVAVPLKDSIRHVGAAGSSQSLKREEYRLMQTPQTFRAAAIKKAYQAPEQALFTDCASVAEAAGLAIYLVNGSYRNIKITTPEDLLFAEALLKQEKGTA from the coding sequence ATGAATGCCCCAGTGCCAGCCCAACTACCCCAATACGCCATCATCGTTGCCGGTGGCAGTGGCAGCCGCATGCAGTCGCAGCTCCCAAAGCAGTACCTTCCCCTGCTGAGCAAACCTATTCTGATGCATACGCTGGAGGCTTTTAGGGCAGCCTCAGCCAGCCTGCAGCTGGTACTGGTGCTGCCACAGCATGATTTTGATTTCTGGAAAGTACTTTGCCGGGAACACCAGTTCTCTCTGCCCCACCTGCTGGTGGCCGGGGGCAGCAGCCGTTTTCAGTCGGTACAGAACGGACTGGCACAGGTACCTCAGGAGGCGCTGGTGGCCATACACGATGGCGTGCGGCCTCTGATAGATCCTCTAATCATTCAGGAAGCTTACCACATGGCAGCAGAAAAAGGATCGGCGGTGGTGGCAGTGCCCCTGAAAGACAGCATCAGGCATGTAGGGGCAGCAGGCAGCAGCCAGAGCCTGAAGCGTGAAGAATACAGACTGATGCAAACTCCGCAGACATTTCGTGCTGCAGCAATCAAAAAAGCTTATCAGGCGCCCGAGCAGGCCCTATTTACCGATTGTGCCAGCGTAGCCGAAGCAGCCGGGCTTGCCATTTACCTGGTAAATGGCTCTTACCGTAACATCAAGATCACTACCCCCGAAGACCTGTTGTTTGCAGAGGCATTATTAAAGCAGGAAAAGGGTACTGCTTAG
- the queA gene encoding S-adenosylmethionine:tRNA ribosyltransferase-isomerase (COG0809 S-adenosylmethionine:tRNA-ribosyltransferase-isomerase (queuine synthetase)), with protein sequence MKLSEFKFDLPAGLLALYPAENRDESRLLVLHRNTGQIEHRIFKDVVEYFNDGDVMVTNNTKVFPARLYGNKEKTGAKIEVFLLRELNRDMHLWDVLVDPARKIRVGNKLYFGDGELVAEVIDNTTSRGRTIRFLFDGTHEEFYKMIDSLGETPLPREILRDVEPEDRDRFQTIYAEHTGAVSAPTAGLHFTPHLMKRLDLKGVSVNPITLHVGLGTFRPVDVEDLTKHKMDSENYKVPEITAKRVNDALDNKRRVCAIGTTSMRALESSVSANNRLKPTEGWTDKFIFPPYEFKICNALITNFHMPESTLLMMASAFGGFENVKKAYQVAIEEKYRFFTYGDAMLII encoded by the coding sequence ATGAAATTATCAGAATTCAAATTCGATTTGCCCGCAGGTCTTTTAGCGTTATATCCGGCCGAAAACCGTGATGAATCGCGACTGCTGGTTTTACACCGCAATACCGGCCAAATCGAACACCGCATTTTTAAAGATGTAGTTGAGTACTTTAATGATGGCGATGTAATGGTGACCAACAACACCAAAGTATTTCCAGCCCGCCTGTATGGGAACAAGGAAAAAACCGGTGCCAAAATTGAAGTATTTCTCCTACGCGAGTTAAACCGCGATATGCACCTGTGGGATGTGCTCGTTGATCCTGCCCGTAAGATCCGCGTAGGCAACAAACTCTACTTTGGCGATGGCGAGCTGGTAGCCGAGGTTATTGACAATACCACCTCCCGTGGCCGTACCATTCGTTTCCTGTTTGACGGTACACACGAAGAGTTCTATAAAATGATCGATTCACTAGGCGAAACCCCCTTGCCACGTGAAATTTTGCGCGATGTGGAGCCTGAAGACCGGGATCGCTTCCAGACAATTTATGCCGAACATACCGGTGCCGTTTCGGCCCCAACAGCAGGCCTGCACTTTACCCCACACCTGATGAAGCGCCTGGACCTGAAAGGTGTTTCCGTAAATCCGATTACCCTGCACGTAGGCCTTGGCACCTTCCGCCCCGTAGACGTGGAAGATCTTACCAAACATAAGATGGACTCCGAGAATTACAAGGTACCGGAGATCACAGCCAAAAGGGTAAATGATGCACTGGACAACAAACGCAGGGTTTGTGCGATTGGCACTACTTCCATGCGTGCCCTGGAGAGCAGCGTATCAGCCAATAACCGCCTGAAGCCTACCGAAGGCTGGACAGATAAGTTTATCTTCCCTCCATATGAATTCAAGATCTGCAATGCCCTGATCACCAATTTCCACATGCCTGAAAGCACCCTGCTGATGATGGCAAGTGCCTTTGGCGGCTTCGAAAACGTAAAGAAAGCCTACCAGGTAGCCATTGAAGAAAAATACCGTTTCTTTACCTATGGCGATGCCATGTTGATCATATAA
- a CDS encoding hypothetical protein (COG0577 ABC-type antimicrobial peptide transport system, permease component) gives MRTILSLLGVTVGIFTVILVFSVVDSLEAGVRQSLSFVGDKVVYVQKWPWSFSPDYPWWKYVNRPQPVYEEYEFLRDRVQNARAVSIQAGRRTVAKWGSNSSDIHFNGISYDHKDVADIPVTTGRYFTQIEEQTGQNVAIIGYTVADELFGTKDPLGKEISVKGRRFRVIGVMKQVGENLLDAPSNDQNVFLPYKAFQKVYYSGKYEGVGSTIAVKGTEEEGPQLEALEAEVQGLMRQRRGLRPLEEDNFAMNKPQMLADFVSGIFAAISIVGAIIGSFAILIGGFGIANIMFVSVRERTNQIGVQKSLGAKNYFILLQFLFEAIFLSLLGGIAGLILVFLIILLAPLVFEMGSFNLILTTGNVIIGLLVAAIVGVISGLWPAWSAARMDPVLAIRTN, from the coding sequence TTGCGCACCATCCTTTCGCTGCTGGGCGTAACAGTCGGTATTTTTACCGTTATACTTGTTTTTTCAGTAGTAGATTCGCTGGAGGCCGGTGTCAGGCAAAGCCTTTCTTTTGTTGGCGATAAGGTGGTTTATGTGCAGAAATGGCCATGGAGCTTTTCGCCCGATTATCCCTGGTGGAAATACGTTAACCGCCCGCAACCGGTATATGAGGAATATGAATTTTTGAGGGACAGGGTACAGAATGCCAGGGCAGTGAGTATCCAAGCGGGCCGCAGAACAGTAGCCAAGTGGGGCAGCAATAGTTCTGATATACACTTCAACGGAATCTCTTACGATCATAAAGATGTAGCCGACATCCCTGTGACCACGGGCAGGTACTTTACTCAGATTGAAGAACAGACCGGCCAGAATGTGGCAATAATTGGCTATACTGTTGCAGATGAGCTTTTTGGAACCAAAGACCCGCTGGGGAAAGAGATCTCTGTAAAAGGCAGGCGATTCAGGGTAATTGGGGTCATGAAGCAGGTAGGCGAAAACCTACTGGATGCCCCCAGTAATGATCAAAATGTATTTTTGCCCTACAAAGCTTTTCAGAAGGTCTATTATTCGGGCAAATATGAGGGGGTAGGTTCTACCATTGCCGTAAAGGGTACAGAAGAAGAGGGACCGCAACTGGAAGCACTGGAAGCAGAGGTACAGGGGCTGATGCGGCAAAGGCGCGGCCTTAGGCCCCTCGAAGAAGATAATTTTGCCATGAACAAGCCGCAGATGCTGGCCGATTTTGTATCGGGTATTTTTGCGGCTATTTCTATTGTAGGAGCCATCATTGGCAGCTTTGCCATTCTCATTGGCGGTTTTGGTATTGCCAATATTATGTTTGTGTCGGTGCGGGAGCGTACAAACCAGATTGGGGTGCAGAAATCGCTGGGGGCTAAAAATTATTTTATCCTGCTGCAGTTCCTGTTCGAGGCTATTTTTTTAAGCCTGCTGGGAGGGATAGCCGGACTCATCCTGGTGTTCCTGATTATCCTCCTGGCGCCGCTGGTTTTCGAAATGGGCTCTTTTAACCTGATATTAACAACAGGAAATGTTATTATAGGCTTGCTGGTAGCAGCCATTGTAGGGGTTATATCCGGTCTGTGGCCTGCCTGGTCTGCCGCCCGCATGGATCCGGTACTTGCTATTCGTACAAATTAG
- a CDS encoding hypothetical protein (COG2367 Beta-lactamase class A), producing MQHTLPAILILLSLFYPYSLVAQRPALPEKQDRVLQQKLERLVKGFRGDVGIYVHHLERGNTAAIAADSIFPTASMIKVPITIGLFRKIETGELDINQPLIYRDSLFYEGEDLLGAFKDSAEVKLSKVAMLMITTSDNTASLWAQQLAGTGTAINGWLQENGYAHTRVNSRTEGRKEAWSTYGWGQTTPREMARLLVQIRQGKVINPAASDRIYRNLCNIYWDDVALTQLPPTVQAASKQGSVNQTRAEVVLVNAPSGDYVFCIITKNQQDESWETDNEGWELIRHVSALLWQHFEPKHNWQPQKDAIKWRH from the coding sequence ATGCAGCATACCCTGCCGGCTATTTTAATTTTACTGAGTCTTTTCTACCCTTACAGCCTGGTAGCCCAGAGGCCAGCATTACCCGAAAAGCAGGATCGGGTACTCCAGCAAAAGCTTGAAAGACTGGTTAAAGGATTTCGGGGCGATGTTGGCATTTATGTGCACCACCTGGAAAGGGGTAATACAGCTGCCATTGCGGCCGATAGCATTTTTCCTACGGCCAGCATGATCAAGGTTCCCATTACCATTGGTTTGTTCAGAAAAATAGAGACAGGTGAGCTGGATATTAATCAGCCGCTGATCTACAGAGATTCGTTATTCTATGAAGGAGAGGATCTGCTGGGCGCCTTCAAAGACAGTGCCGAGGTAAAGCTTAGCAAGGTAGCCATGCTCATGATTACCACCAGCGATAATACCGCCAGCCTGTGGGCACAGCAGCTGGCAGGTACCGGCACGGCCATTAATGGGTGGCTGCAGGAAAACGGCTATGCCCACACCCGGGTAAACTCCAGAACCGAGGGCCGTAAAGAAGCCTGGAGCACCTATGGCTGGGGGCAGACCACACCCCGCGAAATGGCCCGGCTGCTGGTGCAGATCAGGCAGGGAAAAGTAATAAATCCGGCTGCCAGCGACCGCATTTACCGCAACCTCTGCAACATCTATTGGGATGATGTAGCCCTTACCCAGCTACCGCCCACTGTGCAGGCGGCTTCCAAGCAGGGTTCTGTCAATCAAACCCGTGCCGAAGTGGTATTGGTCAATGCTCCTTCCGGCGATTATGTATTCTGTATCATCACCAAGAACCAGCAGGACGAAAGCTGGGAAACCGATAATGAAGGCTGGGAGCTCATCCGCCATGTTTCTGCTTTATTATGGCAGCACTTTGAGCCAAAACACAACTGGCAACCCCAAAAGGATGCCATTAAGTGGCGGCATTAA
- a CDS encoding reca protein (COG0468 RecA/RadA recombinase), protein MSDNQEKLKALQLTMDKLDKTYGKGTIMKLSDEVVVDIPAISTGSLGLDLALGIGGIPRGRVIEIYGPESSGKTTLTLHCIAEAQKRGGMAAFIDAEHAFDRTYAEKLGIDTQNLLISQPDNGEQALEIAEHLIRSGALDIIVIDSVAALVPKAELEGDMGDSKMGLQARLMSQALRKLTGAINKTHCTCIFINQLREKIGVMFGNPETTTGGNALKFYASVRLDIRRIGQIKEGADNIVGNRTRVKVVKNKVAPPFKQVEFDIMYGEGISKAGEILDLGVELEVIKKSGSWFSYNDQKLGQGRDGVKQLIKDNPELMEELETKIRAKIKGEHLEEPIPAAE, encoded by the coding sequence ATGAGTGATAATCAGGAAAAATTAAAAGCACTTCAGCTTACCATGGATAAGCTGGACAAGACCTATGGCAAAGGTACTATCATGAAGCTCAGCGACGAGGTAGTGGTAGACATTCCTGCCATCAGCACCGGCTCGCTAGGCCTTGACCTTGCCCTGGGCATTGGTGGTATTCCGCGTGGCCGTGTCATTGAAATCTACGGTCCTGAATCAAGCGGTAAAACCACCCTTACCCTGCACTGCATTGCCGAAGCGCAAAAGCGTGGTGGCATGGCGGCTTTCATTGATGCAGAGCACGCATTTGACCGTACCTACGCAGAAAAACTAGGCATAGATACACAAAACTTATTGATTTCGCAGCCCGACAACGGTGAGCAGGCGCTTGAAATTGCCGAGCACCTGATCCGTTCTGGCGCGCTCGACATCATCGTGATCGACTCTGTAGCGGCACTGGTGCCAAAAGCAGAGCTGGAAGGCGATATGGGCGATAGCAAAATGGGTCTGCAGGCCCGCCTGATGAGCCAGGCCCTGCGGAAGCTTACGGGTGCCATCAATAAAACGCATTGTACCTGTATCTTCATCAACCAGCTGCGCGAAAAAATCGGTGTGATGTTTGGTAACCCTGAAACCACTACCGGTGGTAACGCCCTGAAGTTCTACGCCTCCGTGCGTCTTGATATTCGCCGCATAGGCCAGATCAAGGAAGGTGCCGACAACATTGTAGGTAACCGCACCCGCGTGAAGGTAGTGAAGAACAAAGTGGCGCCTCCATTTAAGCAGGTAGAGTTTGATATTATGTATGGCGAAGGCATTTCCAAAGCCGGCGAGATCCTGGACCTGGGTGTAGAGCTGGAGGTGATCAAGAAATCAGGTAGCTGGTTCTCTTACAACGACCAGAAGCTTGGCCAGGGCCGCGATGGCGTAAAACAGCTGATCAAGGACAACCCAGAGTTGATGGAAGAGCTGGAAACTAAGATCCGCGCCAAAATTAAAGGCGAGCACCTGGAAGAGCCTATTCCCGCAGCGGAGTAG